From the genome of Hemiscyllium ocellatum isolate sHemOce1 chromosome 27 unlocalized genomic scaffold, sHemOce1.pat.X.cur. SUPER_27_unloc_20, whole genome shotgun sequence, one region includes:
- the LOC132807718 gene encoding gastrula zinc finger protein XlCGF49.1-like: MVSLRHLRWRFIGVCTSGSGYSPVLMQERLPSVTPPPGLQRVHTSKNPFICPVCGQGFTQSHQLLPHQRMHTGEKPFSCSVCGKGYTRSYHLLLGFHVHTGEKPFTCPVWSNDFCDSSTLHKHQHIHTKEQPFTCPVCGKGFTQSCNLWRHQQLHK, encoded by the coding sequence atgGTTTCCCTTCGCCATCTGCGCTGGAGATTCATTGGCGTTTGCACGTCGGGCAGCGGCTATTCACCTGTACTCATGCAGGAAAGGCTTCCCTCAGTTACACCACCTCCTGGCctccagcgggtccacaccagcAAAAACCCGTTCATCTGCCCCGTGTGTGGGCAGGGCTTCACTCAGTCACACCAGCTGTTGCCGCACCAGCGGAtgcacactggggagaaaccattttcctgctccgtgTGCGGGAAGGGCTACACCCGGTCGTATCACCTGCTGCTCGGCTTCCacgtccacactggggagaagccgttcACCTGTCCCGTGTGGAGCAATGACTTCTGTGATTCCTCCACCCTGCACaaacaccagcacatccacacCAAGGAGCAGCCGTTCACCTGTCcagtgtgtgggaagggcttcacccagtcgtgcAACTTGTGGAGACACCAGCAACTTCACAAGTGA
- the LOC132807720 gene encoding zinc finger protein 239-like: MEKPWKCGDCGKGFRVPSALETHRRSHTREKPFSCPECGKAFSDSSALLRHRREELQRFLRPAEALAGAHGERPFSCLKCGKAFNDSSALIRHQRLHTGERPFRCPDCGKVFTRSSHLVIHRRVHTGEKPFPCPKCGKAFSDSSDLLAHRRVHTGERPFTCSVCGKCFTRSSDLLKHQRVHTGERPFSCSECGKGFTQASHLLTHRWVHTGERPFTCLECGKGFAVSSSLLTHQRVHTGERPFACPECGQRFTMSCSLNKHQRRHQFSQQSDSAGNAAEGHPQV; encoded by the exons atggagaaaccatggaagtgtggcgactgcggGAAAGGTttccgtgtcccgtctgccctggagacacATCGTCGCAGTCACACCAGGGAGAAGCCATTCTCCtgtcctgagtgcgggaaggccttcagtgattcctctgccctgctgaggcaTCGGCGA gaagagcttcagcgattcctccgccCGGCTGAGGCACTTGCGGGTGCAcacggggagaggcccttcagctgcctcaagtgtgggaaggccttcaacgATTCCTCCGCCCTGATCAGGCACCAGCGGctgcacacaggggagaggcccttccgcTGCCCCGATTGTGGGAAGGTGTTCACTCGCTCCTCCCACCTCGTGATTCatcggcgggtccacaccggtgAGAAGCCCTTCCCCTGCCCCaaatgtgggaaggccttcagcgattcctctgacctgctggcccaccggcgggtccacactggcgagaggccgttcacctgctctgtctgcGGGAAGTGCTTCACACGCTCTtctgacctgctgaagcaccagcgtgtccacactggggaaaggcccttcagctgctctgagtgcgggaagggctttactCAGGCATCCCACCTGCTGACACACCggtgggtccacactggggagaggccgttcacctgcctcgagtgcgggaagggctttgctGTCTCCTCCAGTCTACTgacgcaccagcgggtccacactggggagaggccgtttgcctgccctgagtgtgggcaGAGGTTCACAATGTCCTGCAGTTTGAACAAGCACCAGCGGAGGCACCAATTCTCCCAACAATCAGATTCTGCCGGTAACGCTGCTGAGGGTCACCCCCAGGTCTGA